The segment tAAGTTGTCTTAAATAActgaaaatatcataaaataaatattcaaaatagtaaaaaaaactcACAACCCCAAAATAGCTAATAGTTCTCCACTCAAATATTCCGTCGAactaattttcatattaattttggatatttagtcataaattattaaaacaagtatgtatattacttttattttttgattttgaaaattttaagatatatttgaattttcaaataaaattaacataatttAAACGGGTAGTCAAACCCACAAATgtctgaaccgaaccaaacaaaaactaacaaaatatcaaaataaaataaaatttctaaacgCAAAAACTTGACACCTGAATAAACTCGAATTAAACTCGATTGAAATATGAATGTCCACCCCAgcattaaattaaaacatatcAAAAAGGAAAATTCACGTTGTTTAACTGCTCTTAgaaattaattaacaatgtaCATTTCTTTTATACATGACATAAAGATGTCGCTAACATCAatataattctaaaaataactaaaatcataattataaaataaaaaacaattgtttacgatattaaaaatgcaaaaaatataaaattgtaaaaaatattttttataaaaatctaaaatggtttttaaacaatataatattttataaaaaataaataatctcaTGCAAATATACCACAAAAGAACATATTTCCACTAAAAATATAACTGaaataaatactcaaaataaaatagtataaagttataaaatatagttgataacaaataaaaataaaaacacgcaagaattgtaaaaaaatgtcaaatgttaacaaaataaatatatacgatctaatcagaaaaaaatatatttactatatccaatttaaaataaatatcaaatgttttgtaaaattaaaataaattctaataaaaaataatttcaatgtaaattcacccgccctacgggcgggctAACCACTAGTTATGATAAcaatatctaaattaaaattttgaagtgtTTGTTTATAATTATCATATGCAGCCGAAAAGGTTTTAATTACCACGAAAATACTGATTACGAAAGAGTACTAGGAAAATATCTATGAATAAATCAGTAAAAATAGATTTGTTGGTGAGCACGTAAGCGTAATTAGGTAGGAAATGAAACGAGTTTAATGTTTCACTGAATCAAGCCGTGGACCTTTTAACCACCTTTTTTGTCATAAAGCCCATTTTGTTACCTTTTTTGTTCTTTGCATTGCTCTGGTGTGTTTAAATATGCAATGACCTTTTAACCACaaaagtaaaactaaaaaacaataGTATGCCCCAGATTCCTAATCATAACTTAACTTGGATTCTTAATCAtctcaaatttaataattttcaaaacaagGTTTCTTTAGCAGGTTAGCCAATGCCAATATtcatgaaaatacaaaattcatGTAAATTAGATCACATATAAACTAGAAGATCCATACATCTTATGTATAACCAAATATTAACAAACAAACTACAACTGATGGAATCAAACGCGGGAAAGGAAATATTCGCATTCACTCATTCATCATGTGGAAACATAACTGCTCAAACATTTTCATATTAATCAACACAGCAAAACAAGTTCTGGTTACGCGCTAATTCAGTTATTTTTTCGGCATAAAAATGATTCTAGGAAAAGATAAATGTTGCCAAGAAAATAATAAAGCCAACTTGAAAGAAATGGTGGCAACAGATACATTATAAAACGATACACAActagaagaaaatataatacagtgaactttagttttcttttcttttcaagtgAGAAGATGATGTGAAACGATAGAAAGGAAGAGCCGATTGAAGCTGCAAActttatttaagtattttgggtCCATCACTTGATCAAGGCTACTGAACTTAGTTAGAAACCAAACTCTCAGTCTCCTTCACGAACCCATCTCCGGTCCAATCTTTATCAGATTTCACGCCTTGATCCTCTAGGTTTTTCTCTGCTCAATAGCTTCTTTCAGTCTCCTGACCAAATCTCTGTGTGTTGTAAAGTACTGAAGGGAATGCATGTGCCAGCAACAAAGATGACGAACAAACAAGCAAGTAAGCAACAAGAGTAAGGATAAAACAATATGAAGAAAAAGTTGCTCATACCCTCTGAAGTCTTCTCTTGACGAGAAGTTATgttgttttataaaatcttgAAGCTATAGGGTCTTCACATGACCATTGCCATGCACCTTACAACTAAAAGCAATAACTGATTTTATCTCTGAGTAAGAGACTAAACGACAAAAGTAATGGTAGTGTTGAGTTCACTCAcctcattttaacattttaccacaataatttttttttaacaacttttACCAAACTGTAGCATTGGTCTGTAACACCATATTATTAAGGACATTAGTGGGAAACGTGAAATGACATATTAGGCATCATATTTTGTCGTATAGCACCGacatataaagtttatatgagAATGAAGAGAACCACATATTTTTCACCGGTTATATTATATGTGAAGTTTTGTCTTTATAAATGGGGATCCGGAGCAGCATTGTCTCAAATATCAAACGTAGAAAGTTCACAAAGAGAAATAATGGAGGAGAAGAGAGCTATTTTGAAGTCACTGATCTTACTAATGATGATTTCCAGTTTTTGCCTCGAACTGACAGTTGCAGAAACATACTGCCATGCTCAACGTCGCTTATTAATCGACGCGTGCAAGATATTAATTTTGAGGCAGGCTCCCCCCGCTGAATGTTGTCGTAGAATAAGAACGACTCCAGCGTGGTGCGTTTGTCCTTCTGTAACACCACAGAGAGCTGCTCTCATCGATGTCAATTACGCTGTTGGGGTAATCCGTCAATGCGGTCGATATGTAGCTCGCGGTACCAAATGTGGAAGTAAGTGTATAGTGTTCATTTTTTATCACATTTACATACTTTAATTCTAACTACAATCACTAAGTCAAATCATTATATctagtattttaaataatttattttgttaactgTAACCATATGCGCCAACTAATGCTTCACATTTGCGTTAGTATTTtgtaataacattttattaaaaaaaagttagatttAAAGGACAAAAGAAAAGTGTTCTTCCCAAGCAAGTCCAAACATATAGAAATTGGGGTTTCAAACAATCAGTATCATGAATTTACGTTGTGTACGTGCAGGTATTACAGTTCCATAAAAAAAAGCCGTTCGAGTCCATGGAGACCAAAATATCGTTGCCTGAAAACTATCGCCCGTACTGTATGAGTATTTCGCGTTGTTGTatctgtttttaatatttaggcATTGTCGTTGGCCTTATTTTGATGTGGAATAAAATAATGTCTGgaactttatatattttcaatctgAACTTAATCTATTTCGTTgcatgtgattttttttttttggggcaaATGTTGCATGTGATTTTAATTCCTATCTACGAGCCTTCAAATTGGTTGGTTAACAAAAAAGCGGAACCTTCGAATTCTCATCGAATTTATCAAGAGTCATTTACTGTATTGGAAATTGTTCCAAGGGTTCCAAGTGACACTCTACTttcaatttaaatcaaaccaagaAAAACCAAATTGTAGAACAATTTAATTTGGAAACAACATAATTCAGTAGTGTgattttgaaattgaaattaACTTACGCTATGTTGAAAAAGTTATCTTACTTTCAAATAAATTGAGTCCCAACAAATCAAGTGTCTAATTTCACTCATATATGACTTCAAACAAGTGGAAAAAAAGTTAAATGGTTTTGTTAAACATTTTTGCATATTCTTGTTGTGTACATATGAAAGTTAAGTTGCTTGATTTAATTTCTGATGTTAAAGTGGTTTTAGTGAGGATGGTTGGTCTCTTCATTTCCGTTTTCAGCTGCAACATGTTGTTGTAGAATAACCATAAAAATGATTCtaggaaaaaataaatgtttttttttctgaaaagagGAAAAGATAAATGTTTAAGCCAAGAAAGACCTCTTAGTCCGTGCTCTAATATGATGACAAACACTTCTTCCATGGAGAAGTGTTAGAACAATGCCAAACCCATTTCCCATGATGTTCCTTAAATAGATTATTAACATCCATCCCAACAAAGTAAAAGGTCTTTACAGAAATGGTGGCAAACGGATACATTATACAAATGATAACATAACACAACTAGAACAACATAAGATACAATCAactttagttttcttttcttttcaaatgaGAGAGGTAAAGAGGTCGACGTGAAAGATAGAAAGGAAAAAGCCTTTGCCATTTGGCTGTGAATGAAGAAGTtgggaacttttttttttcttttttttttttttttttagaagttGGGAActttatttaagtattttgggtCCATCACTTGATCATGGCTACTGAAGTTAGTTAGAAACCATACTCTCAGTCTCCTTCACGAACCCATCTCCGGTCCAATCTTTATCAGATTTCAAGCCTCTCCTCTCCGCTTTTCTCTGCTCAATAGCTTCTTTCTGTCTCCTGACTAAATCTGTGTGTGTTGTAAAGTACTGAAGCGAATGTCTGTGCCGAACAAACAAGCAAGTAAGCAACAACAAGAGTAAGgataaaaaataagaacaaaagaGTTGCTCATACCCTCTGAATTCTTCTATTGTTGAGAAGTTATGTTGTTTCATAAAATCTCGAAGCTCGGCGCATAGGGTTTTCACGTGACCATAGCCATGCACCATCACACCAGTGCATACCTtccaaacaaaagaaataaactgAGTAAGAGACTAAACGACAAAAGCAAAGGTAGTGTTGACTTTAGTCACCTGGACAGTGTTTGATCCGAGGAGAATGAACTCAGCTGCATCATAGCCAGTTTCAACACCTCCAATACCCGAAAGCGAGCAATCTTTCTCACTGAACTCATCTCTCATCATCTTAGCAATGTTCATAACTTTCGCAAGCGCAATGGGGCGAACAGCCTTATAAGAGTAGCCTCCTGGAGTTGAGTAactgcattaaaaaaaaagtaacaacaTAAGCAACACAAGAGCTGCTAAAACTTTCGACATCATAAGAATGCTAAAAGCTAACCCTTCAACACATGGCTCAGGATGCAGTGTCTTCAGATCAATTCCCATCACACTCATGATTGTGTTGATGGCTGCGATCCCTTCACATCCTGATTTTAGAGATACCCTCGCCGGCTATTTTAAACAAAATGGATAATGGTTAAAAAagcaaaaacagagtaaaaataaCAGAGGACTTTAACAGAAACTTGCATAAACATAGTTCTATAACTAAAGAAGAGAGAAGTAAGACACCTCAGTAATGTCAGTAATATTAGGAGTCATCTTGGCCCAAACAGGAACAGTAGCTTTAGCATTAATCCATCCGCAAATCTCCTCAAGAAGCGCACAGTCTTGTCCAACAGCTGCACCCATTCTACGCTCTGGCATGCCATGAGGACACGAGAAGTTGATCTCTAAAGCATCCTATAACAATACAAAAATCAGTTAAAGAGCTCTCAAGAATCTTGTGTGTTTGGTTTGGTGGGGGAAAACTCACAACACCGGTTTGTTCAACGCGGTCAATGAGCTCTTCCCATCCGGTTTTGCTGTATTCCTCCATGATGGAAGCGATGAGGATCCGGTCAGGGTACTCTTGTTTCAACTGCTTGAACTCTTTGAGCATGGTTTCGAGAGGACGGTCACTTATAAGTTCTATGTTCTGCCACCCGATCACATCTGTTTTGGCTGAGCCGGTTCGTAGCCTGGCGTACCGAGGCGTTACGTTGATGACTTTGGATGCGTCTAGTGAAACCTAAAACCATTAGAAAATTCACATACTCAATCATCATACACAGATCTAAATCCTCTGTTCTGTGAATCAGCAGAATCAAAGAACCTATTCATTTTAGTCAAACCATCACACGAACGCAGAAACAGAGTAATTATAGtcaaaatcaaaaaagaaaagaaagcatTACGGTTTTGGCGATGACGCCTCCCCAGCCTTCATCGAAGGCTCTCTTCATGACGGTGTAGTTGGTACCGGGTGGACCCGACCCGATCAGGAAAGGATTCGGCATTTTCAGACCGTTTACGGTGACACTGAGATCAGGCTCTGACtcggaggaagaagaggagatctTGAGTCCAACTCTGTTCGGAGGTAAGAAGTTCCGGCGGCGAGAGGAGTGATTGAAGTCGGGTGATATGGTGGTTTTAGAAGAGAGTCCAGATAAGCGAGTTAAGGCGAAGCTCATGGTTGCTGCCATTGGATAACAGATTTGATCAGGTGATTAGcagaaattttaatttacagACCCTTTTGAAACAGAGAGGTAGAGAAGATATGCTTTTgaaactgtgtatgttgtgttgATCAAATCGAACAAAAGGTAAGAAAGAAGTTAAGAAGACACATGAGTTGGAGAAGAGTGCGGTCTAATTATTGGTCTGTTTTGAACTTCGTCTATGCCCCATGTGGAAAAAATAATTGAAGCTGTTACAATCTTAATTAATTAGCTAATGACTTATATGATATGCAGATCCGCCTTCCGTAGAAATAAGAAAGCCATTAGTCTTAGTTTTAGTCATTTTCAATTCTCTCTGAATTTTGTCATTCTTATCCCCTTTTTTCCGCTCTGTCACCGATTCATTAATCAACcgagttgacaaaaaaaacaagagattcAAAATTAACGCCAACTGAAGAATTTGTATTAACTGCGAAATGCGAACACGTTACGGAACCCACCGTGAGCGACGGTGAGGCTACGGTTGTGTGTAAAGCTTTATGGGCCCATATAGAATATCTAATGGACTAGTGGACCCAATAGCCCATGTCACGATCAGACAAAACGTTAGCTGTAATCTACTACTACGTGTAAATGAGAATAGACACACGAGCCAGTTGGTGGCACTCAATGTCTCAACGTTGGTCTTCCCTTTCTTAGTTTCTGACTCTACTTTCCTTGTTTGCCTACGAGATCTTCTAGAACTGTTTAGATTCTAATATAAGCAAAACGTGTAAATTTTTTGTATAAGCTTCAACCAAATCACCAAACACAAATTTAGAACAAGCTCTTGGcttcataaaaatatagaaaccatAGCATTGTTTTTTTATGTCACAGCCATAGCATGgtttatagttataataaaattaaagacCAAAAATcctaactaaaaaatattttgggatttgtttgaaaataattattcagTTTATGAGAATATCTGCAATTGTATATCGAAGGACACGCAATGACCACAGCCTCTTATAAATTTTCATGGtcacaaaaaaaactaagaaaattattataattttcacaTTTCATTTTATGACGTATAAATAAGGGTCGGATCCAATTCGCATTATTGTcaaataaccaaaccaaaaagaagttttattttaCAGACATCTCGCCATTCGCGAAAGTTCTCTCTCTGTAATCTGCATCGTAGCTCTTCTTATCTCGTTTTCTCCGACcaagtttcttctcttttctcccCGAGACTAGACATGGACGCCGCGACCGCGAGTTTGATCCGAACTCCCGTCTTACCGCGTGCTAGATCTATGTTCCTTACAGCCAGCAGCCCTGGGTTCACACCTTCTGGTTCAAAACTTCAACTTCATTTAAGGGTATGTCCTAAATCTATTTCTCTTGATTCAAATCACCTAACTTTATCATCAAAACTCGAATCTTTCCCTCAAACATCTTCCTCCGGTTTTGTTCAATTTCATTTTACCAAACCGATCTGATTTCGCATAACCGGTCGGTTTAATCCCTTTGTCATCTCCACGTGCAGCTAAACGCGTTCACTAGATTCTCAAAACCATTATTGCAAAGCAGCTCATCAACAACAGCTTCCAAAACTCGGCGAAGTTTTGTGGTTAGAGCTTCGGCAGCATCTGATGACGCTTCCTCCAAACCGATCGCGCCGCTTCAGCTTGAGTCTCCCGCCGGTCAGTTCCTGTCTCAGATTCTGGTGACCCATCCTCATCTCGTCCCTGCTGCTGTTGAACAGCAGCTTGACCAGCTCCAAACTGATCGCGACTCTCAGGGACAGAACAAAGATTCATCATCATCGTCCCTACCTGGAACCGACATTGTTCTCTACAGGTGTTGTTAAAATCTATAGGTTGAGTTAATACCTTTGGttacaagaaacaaaacagagtGGAGGTTGAACATGTGTCTGGTTCTCCTTGTGTAGGAGGATCGCTGAGTTGAAGGAGAATGAGAGACGAAGGACGTTAGAAGAGATTCTATACGCATTGGTGGTTCAAAAGTTCATGGAAGCTAACGTATCACTCATACCTTCGATAACGCCATCATCAGATCCATCTGGTCGTGTTGATACTTGGCCGACCAAAGTAGAGAAGCTCGAGCAGCTTCACTCTCCCGAGATGTACGAGATGATTCACAACCATCTAGCTTTGATCCTCGGGAGCAGAATAGGTGACTTGACCTCTGTCGCACAGATAAGCAAACTCAGAGTTGGGCAAGTCTACGCTGCTTCTATCATGTATGGTTATTTCTTGAAGCGGGTGGACCAGAGGTTTCAGCTTGAGAAGACCATGAAGCTTCTTCCTGGTGGTGGTGGGGATGGTGAGAGTAAAACAAGCGTTGAGCAACCACAGGATGGGACGTATCAGGCTGTGTCTTCTCACCCAGAGGTTGGTTCATTTGCGGGTGGAGTTAGTGCCAAGGGCTTTGGAAGTGAGATTAAACCGTCGAGGTTAAGGACATACGTGATGTCGTTTGATAGTGAGACGCTTCAGAGATATGCCACCATCAGGTCAAGAGAAGCGGTTGGGATCATTGAGAAGCACACAGAGGCGTTGTTTGGCAAGCCTGAGATTGTGATCACGCCGCAAGGCACGGTTGATTCATCCAAGGACGAGCAGATAAAGATCAGCTTTGGTGGAATGAAGAGGCTTGTCTTGGAGGCTGTGACTTTCGGGTCGTTTCTTTGGGATGTTGAGTCTCATGTAGATGCTAGGTACCATTTTGTATTAAACTAGAAAAATGGTCTGTAATGACAATGAATAATGTAACATTAAGAGCATTAATCTAGCAGGAACAGACCAAACCAGACTATCAAAATCTCGAAAAACCTAGCTCAGCTTGGTTCTGGGCCTTCTGGCAGGGCTATCCCAAGCCAATTCTCGGATACTTATGAGTAATCTATAAAATTAACCTGTAAATGTCAATTAGGGacatgaaataaaataagagttGTTTCAAGAAAAGTAACACAAAGTTTGAAGAGGAATAAACACAAAACAAGGTCTGTGCAAAGATTTATCTAGATACATCCTGGTCTTGTTTCAGTTTTTGGGACTACTCACAAGCCGAAGTAATATCTATAACAGAAGAACCAGATTATGAGGAGGACTACTACTCTGCCTTGCATCTCTTCTCTAGTTCCTCCAAATGCTCAAGGTCTTTGTTGTACTTGCAGATGCGATAAATACACCTGGCAGCAGTGAATATGAGAGAAGATAAGTAAATTCGATTACATAAATGTGAAGTGTGAGGTTGTTGATCATGTACCAGTAAAGAAGGATCCCAGCCGCACAGAGAACCACATTCCGCTGAGCCTTGTAGATCTGACACACAAGTAAAACTCGTAAGTATGCTGAGCTCAGACATCTTAGGGAAGGAGCAAATACAAGCCTCATACAACAAGTCGAATATCCC is part of the Raphanus sativus cultivar WK10039 chromosome 5, ASM80110v3, whole genome shotgun sequence genome and harbors:
- the LOC130512523 gene encoding uncharacterized protein LOC130512523; this encodes MEEKRAILKSLILLMMISSFCLELTVAETYCHAQRRLLIDACKILILRQAPPAECCRRIRTTPAWCVCPSVTPQRAALIDVNYAVGVIRQCGRYVARGTKCGSITVP
- the LOC108858907 gene encoding dihydropyrimidine dehydrogenase (NADP(+)), chloroplastic-like, which encodes MAATMSFALTRLSGLSSKTTISPDFNHSSRRRNFLPPNRVGLKISSSSSESEPDLSVTVNGLKMPNPFLIGSGPPGTNYTVMKRAFDEGWGGVIAKTVSLDASKVINVTPRYARLRTGSAKTDVIGWQNIELISDRPLETMLKEFKQLKQEYPDRILIASIMEEYSKTGWEELIDRVEQTGVDALEINFSCPHGMPERRMGAAVGQDCALLEEICGWINAKATVPVWAKMTPNITDITEPARVSLKSGCEGIAAINTIMSVMGIDLKTLHPEPCVEGYSTPGGYSYKAVRPIALAKVMNIAKMMRDEFSEKDCSLSGIGGVETGYDAAEFILLGSNTVQVCTGVMVHGYGHVKTLCAELRDFMKQHNFSTIEEFRGHSLQYFTTHTDLVRRQKEAIEQRKAERRGLKSDKDWTGDGFVKETESMVSN
- the LOC108863053 gene encoding UV-B-induced protein At3g17800, chloroplastic, whose translation is MDAATASLIRTPVLPRARSMFLTASSPGFTPSGSKLQLHLRLNAFTRFSKPLLQSSSSTTASKTRRSFVVRASAASDDASSKPIAPLQLESPAGQFLSQILVTHPHLVPAAVEQQLDQLQTDRDSQGQNKDSSSSSLPGTDIVLYRRIAELKENERRRTLEEILYALVVQKFMEANVSLIPSITPSSDPSGRVDTWPTKVEKLEQLHSPEMYEMIHNHLALILGSRIGDLTSVAQISKLRVGQVYAASIMYGYFLKRVDQRFQLEKTMKLLPGGGGDGESKTSVEQPQDGTYQAVSSHPEVGSFAGGVSAKGFGSEIKPSRLRTYVMSFDSETLQRYATIRSREAVGIIEKHTEALFGKPEIVITPQGTVDSSKDEQIKISFGGMKRLVLEAVTFGSFLWDVESHVDARYHFVLN